The Azospirillum baldaniorum genome contains a region encoding:
- a CDS encoding response regulator gives MDEAFLTAEGHAAAPRTRLRTLLTTIVGVIALFGVGLWGAATWADRDEAVSHARDRTLSAARLLHEHVRRTVATSDLVLQRVDDRLRVREVEAVGRDLPLWQELRAMSDAMPEVSSILILDTAGNGLLTTRQYPSPPMNNADRAFFQAHRNGETFHIGGMIRGRLSGRPTFTISRRIGTVENFQGVAAIALDLDYFRSFFDGLNIGRGGAVAVYREDGTLLFSLSGQDTAASLSPAPPDMPPVTRPMDEAPRAIGGTIFSQSPVNGSERIVANLRVQDLPLIVQVGLSRDEALTPWRERTIHGGLLVLLAVAACAALAAAAARSLSREEVGRRRLAETNADLDATARSLELANRAFAGANRRLNLILQSASEGICGVDRDERITFANPAACALTGYSNEEMLGRSLHVLLHHTRADGTPAPTIDCPVFEVLRTGEARGGSEDIYWRKDGTSFPVEFAASPMLEDGRVEGAVVVFHEIAERKRAEEALRQAKSVAEAASRAKSEFLANMSHEIRTPMNAILGLVHLLQQTDLSTRQRDYAQKIRVSAQSLLGILNDILDFSKVEAGKLELERVEFRLDDLLQNLAVIVGAAAQDKDIEVLFSVGPEVPLDLVGDPLRLQQVLINLAGNAIKFTEAGEVVVSVRAVEVTEERAVLTFSIRDTGIGIDAEQKERLFQAFSQADSSTTRRYGGTGLGLAICTRLVALMGGAMDVTSEPGRGSDFHFTAVFGNPVFGQAAFGNAGRVGERPSRFSAVPRGLSVLVVDDNLTAREVLAELVVSFGWRASLCASGPEAIAELERATAAGQPYDIVLMDWKMPGMDGLETSRRIREDGLVKAPVIIVVSAFGRERMGAASGDAGAPDLGLSGALVKPVTASSLLDAVIDAFGRGAEGEASETPPLHACAPVPAGLLRPPQLRPLFGQRLLLVEDNSISQEVAREILERAGARVTLAGNGREAVARVEEANPPFDLVLMDVQMPEMDGFEATRRLRARPAGQGLPIIAMTASALPSDRQRCLDGGMDDHIAKPIDVEQLFSVVTRWLGQPSATPGMPLLPKAVPSHARGALPAELPGIDVKDALHRLDGDVGLFRKFVTDFARTYDGAADGIASALAAGDLPRAKALGHELKSLAGNIGARTLSAAADAVQVAAFRGDGAAAAAQLPVLRAELEAVLDSAARLAAARLAVAPGHAPGLPPGGGGPAMDIATLEPMLERFARLLRDSNFAAAEEFAVLAPPLADWIDPAAMKALSSAVDGLDFTKAQGILRRITQDLGLSLPAD, from the coding sequence ATGGACGAAGCTTTTCTGACGGCGGAGGGACACGCCGCGGCCCCCCGCACGCGGCTGCGGACCCTGTTGACGACCATCGTCGGGGTGATCGCCCTGTTCGGAGTCGGCCTGTGGGGGGCCGCCACCTGGGCCGACCGCGACGAGGCGGTGAGCCACGCCCGTGACCGGACGCTGAGCGCCGCCCGCCTGCTGCACGAGCATGTGCGCCGCACCGTCGCCACCAGCGATCTCGTTCTGCAGCGCGTCGACGACCGGCTCCGCGTGCGGGAGGTGGAGGCGGTCGGGCGCGACCTGCCGCTGTGGCAGGAACTGCGCGCGATGTCCGACGCCATGCCGGAGGTCAGTTCCATCTTGATCCTCGACACCGCCGGAAACGGGCTGCTGACCACGCGCCAGTATCCGTCGCCGCCGATGAACAACGCGGACCGCGCCTTCTTCCAGGCTCACCGGAACGGCGAGACGTTCCACATCGGCGGGATGATCCGGGGCCGGCTGTCCGGCCGGCCGACCTTCACCATCAGCCGCCGCATCGGGACGGTGGAGAATTTCCAGGGCGTTGCCGCCATCGCCCTGGACCTCGATTATTTCCGTTCCTTTTTCGACGGGCTGAACATCGGACGCGGGGGCGCCGTCGCCGTGTACCGCGAGGACGGGACCCTGCTGTTCAGCCTGTCGGGCCAGGACACCGCCGCATCGCTGTCCCCGGCGCCCCCCGACATGCCTCCGGTGACCCGACCGATGGACGAGGCGCCGCGGGCCATCGGCGGCACGATCTTCAGCCAGTCTCCGGTGAACGGATCGGAGCGGATCGTCGCCAACCTGAGGGTTCAGGATCTGCCGCTGATCGTGCAGGTCGGCCTGTCGCGGGACGAGGCGCTGACGCCTTGGCGCGAGCGCACGATCCACGGCGGCCTGCTGGTCCTGCTGGCGGTGGCCGCCTGCGCGGCGCTGGCGGCCGCCGCGGCGCGCAGCCTGTCGCGCGAGGAGGTGGGACGCCGCCGGCTGGCCGAGACGAACGCCGACCTGGACGCCACCGCCCGCAGCCTGGAACTGGCCAACCGCGCCTTCGCGGGAGCCAACCGCCGGCTGAACCTGATCCTGCAATCCGCGTCGGAAGGGATCTGCGGCGTGGACCGCGACGAGCGGATCACCTTCGCCAACCCCGCCGCCTGCGCGCTGACCGGCTACAGCAACGAGGAGATGCTGGGCCGCAGCCTGCATGTGCTGCTGCACCACACCCGCGCCGACGGCACGCCGGCGCCGACCATCGACTGCCCGGTCTTCGAGGTTCTGCGCACCGGCGAGGCGCGGGGCGGCTCGGAGGACATCTACTGGCGCAAGGACGGCACCAGCTTCCCGGTGGAGTTCGCGGCCTCCCCCATGCTGGAGGACGGCCGGGTGGAGGGCGCGGTGGTCGTCTTCCACGAGATCGCCGAGCGCAAGCGGGCCGAGGAGGCGCTCCGCCAGGCCAAATCCGTGGCCGAGGCGGCCAGCCGCGCCAAGAGCGAATTCCTGGCCAACATGAGCCACGAGATCCGCACGCCGATGAACGCCATCCTGGGGCTGGTCCACCTGCTCCAGCAGACCGACCTGTCGACGCGCCAGCGCGACTACGCCCAGAAGATCCGCGTGTCGGCCCAGTCGCTGCTCGGCATCCTGAACGACATCCTGGACTTCTCCAAGGTGGAGGCCGGCAAGCTGGAGCTGGAGCGGGTGGAGTTCCGCCTGGACGACCTGCTGCAGAACCTGGCGGTGATCGTCGGCGCGGCGGCGCAGGACAAGGACATCGAGGTTCTGTTCTCGGTCGGGCCGGAGGTTCCGCTCGACCTTGTCGGCGATCCCTTGCGCCTTCAGCAGGTGCTCATCAACCTCGCCGGCAACGCCATCAAGTTCACCGAGGCGGGGGAGGTGGTGGTGTCCGTCCGCGCCGTCGAGGTGACGGAGGAGCGGGCGGTCCTGACCTTCTCCATCCGCGACACCGGAATCGGCATCGACGCGGAGCAGAAGGAACGGCTGTTCCAGGCCTTCAGCCAGGCCGACAGCTCCACCACCCGGCGTTACGGCGGCACCGGTCTCGGGCTGGCCATCTGCACGCGGCTGGTCGCCCTGATGGGCGGCGCCATGGATGTGACGAGCGAGCCGGGCCGGGGCAGCGATTTCCACTTCACCGCCGTTTTCGGGAACCCCGTCTTCGGGCAGGCCGCTTTCGGGAATGCCGGGCGGGTGGGGGAGCGTCCGTCGCGGTTCTCCGCCGTGCCGCGCGGCCTCTCGGTGCTGGTGGTGGACGACAATCTCACGGCGCGCGAAGTGCTGGCCGAACTGGTCGTCTCCTTCGGCTGGCGGGCCTCGCTCTGCGCGTCCGGGCCTGAGGCGATCGCGGAGCTGGAGCGTGCGACCGCCGCCGGGCAGCCCTACGACATCGTGCTGATGGACTGGAAGATGCCGGGGATGGACGGGCTGGAAACCTCCCGCCGCATCCGCGAGGACGGGCTGGTGAAGGCGCCGGTCATCATCGTGGTCTCCGCCTTCGGCCGCGAGCGGATGGGCGCCGCGTCGGGGGACGCGGGAGCGCCGGACCTGGGCCTGAGCGGCGCGCTGGTGAAGCCAGTCACCGCCTCCTCCCTGCTCGACGCGGTGATCGACGCCTTTGGGCGCGGCGCTGAGGGCGAGGCGTCGGAGACCCCGCCGCTGCACGCCTGCGCGCCGGTCCCCGCCGGCCTTCTCCGGCCGCCGCAACTGCGCCCGCTGTTCGGGCAGCGCCTGCTGCTGGTGGAGGACAACAGCATCAGCCAGGAGGTGGCCCGCGAGATCCTGGAGCGCGCCGGTGCCCGCGTGACCCTGGCCGGCAACGGGCGCGAGGCCGTCGCCCGGGTCGAGGAGGCGAACCCGCCCTTCGATCTCGTGCTGATGGACGTGCAGATGCCGGAGATGGACGGATTCGAGGCGACGCGCCGGCTGCGCGCCCGCCCCGCCGGGCAGGGGCTGCCGATCATCGCCATGACCGCCAGCGCCCTGCCGTCCGACCGCCAGCGTTGTCTGGACGGCGGCATGGACGACCACATCGCCAAGCCGATCGACGTGGAGCAGCTGTTTTCCGTGGTGACGCGCTGGCTCGGCCAGCCGTCGGCGACGCCCGGCATGCCGCTTCTGCCCAAGGCCGTGCCGTCCCACGCCCGTGGAGCGCTTCCCGCCGAGTTGCCGGGCATCGATGTGAAGGACGCGCTGCACCGCCTCGACGGCGACGTCGGGCTGTTCCGCAAATTCGTCACCGACTTCGCCCGGACCTACGACGGGGCGGCGGACGGCATCGCCTCGGCGCTGGCCGCCGGCGACCTGCCGCGGGCCAAGGCGCTGGGGCATGAGCTGAAAAGCCTGGCGGGCAACATCGGCGCGCGGACGTTGTCCGCCGCCGCGGACGCGGTGCAGGTCGCCGCCTTCCGCGGGGACGGGGCGGCGGCGGCGGCGCAGCTGCCGGTTCTGCGCGCGGAGCTGGAGGCGGTGCTGGACTCCGCCGCCCGGCTCGCCGCCGCCCGGTTGGCCGTTGCGCCGGGACACGCCCCCGGCCTCCCGCCGGGCGGTGGCGGTCCGGCGATGGACATCGCAACGCTGGAGCCCATGCTGGAGCGCTTCGCCCGGCTGCTGCGCGACAGCAACTTCGCCGCCGCGGAGGAGTTCGCCGTTCTGGCCCCGCCGCTGGCCGACTGGATCGATCCGGCGGCCATGAAGGCGCTCTCGTCGGCGGTCGACGGCCTCGATTTTACAAAAGCTCAAGGAATCTTGCGCAGGATCACCCAGGACCTCGGTCTGAGCCTTCCGGCCGACTGA